gtctcaattcggaatttctaaagttgagaacaaaaatcttatttcaagttcggtattcgcaagtacggaaatcttaaaattagattttttggggatattttaagtacgctttgggtttaatttaaaattgaaaacatactactttaagtacaaaaaaatcttaagctgaacccaaaatgtacttgtttttagtacaaaacattgtcataattaattaactttaaaaacataCTATAGTATGTGTTCGAAATTAGGTGCTGATTTTACTAGCGATCCAAGCTTaacgtcatatttgcgtcgctaGAACCACTTGAAAATTCTAAGGTGcgacaatgaaaaagaaatatcccaaaacgtacttgtttTAAATACGAAACGatcatatttttaacttcctttcaatcttgaaaaaaactattttaagtacaaaaaaatattaaactagctaagtacaaataactcagttgtttctggaggtTACTTTACGAGACtcacggattatatatttttcattgtcttatatattctgactaagtttggaTAAAATCGGAATTCTATTtcggatagctgccataggaatgtgaagtccgaattctaaatttaagatcgattcatacttaattcaagatttttagtacacaacaatcttaaaattttaagaacgaaacggtataaattcaagtacggtcgAACCTAATTTTAGGATGACATGTTTTTCTGAGTGTAAAAGTTAACAGTGTAAGTATTAAATCATCGTGATTTAAGTACGtgcattataaatttgtaagtaTACATTCAATATAAATCGCTCTATATTTGAggtctatttttattttttagaggTCGCTACCAGAAAATCACGAATACACAAAAGacttttatcttttatttaaagctcgatattgatttaagACTCATGGTTTCTTGGATAAACCTAAGAATTCgtcgtagattacgattttgacaacatacaaattgacccactcttcTGTACATACCTTTTAGATATATCAAACTGACTTTTAATACcggttacttaaaaaaagagtTAAAGGGAATATTGTGGAATAtatgtaacaggtagaaggaggcatctctgaccctataaagtatatatactctTGATCAGCtttaacagccgagtcgaaaaagccatgtgtgtctgtctgtccgtgtgagcgcctagattccagagactataagagatagaacaaccaaatttggcacgcagatttctatagaccccacacaggtcaagtttgttttaaatttttcttttatataaataaggaaattatatttatttgtgggtaatttttgatttgttgactataaaatgtaagttaaattttttgtttatcgcaattcattttaattgaaagatatttaaaattaaaatccttGGAAAAAAATCTATGTTGTCAGAGAAATTGTCATATTAGCAAACATGCCCAAAGAGAAGTGAAAGGGTTTGCTTGTGATAATTATAACTaggctttattttaaattcgcTTGTGATCACTTAGGAATCGATATTAAATGTTGTCAACAAAGTTGtactctttttaaaataaataaccatattaaaaaattaataattaaattaaaataaattcattaaaattaatataaaaaatttttattgttgtttaagtAATTAAACAGTTAAGGTTTCAGTGACGATTACCAATTTCATtcggttaataccggttaaagaatcgatttcttttatttcatatgttttttatattcaaacaATCCGCGATTGTAAGCCCAAGGCAGAATATGCGTATAATGTTGAATAACGCGTGGATTTTCGAACATTGTGTTCCGAAACTGATCGCCTTCATCTTGTTGATCCATTAGCGTGTCCATGTTGGATTTGTCGTTGGGATCGATCAGGACAAGCGGCAGTAAAAGCGAAATTACTGGATAAGCTACAAAAAAAGAGTTATGTTAGTCAGTCTATTTAAAGGTTTATAGTTCTGAAGTATTACCCCAGTCTCCATGATTAAATATCGATGAGTGTAGATCCCTTAACTTAGGAAGTTGCTTTGGATATTGCAATAGCGTTAAATTATCAATTAGTTTGCTATGATAATAATGAATGAAATAATCAAACTTGGATAATTTCAGATCGTAGGAAACGGAGGAAAGTAGAAAATAAATCAGATCTTGAGCTGGCGAGCAGTAACGACTCATTTGCAgatctataaaatatgtttctgCAATCTCTCCATTCGCATCATATTGAAacattatattattacaataaaaatcacCGTGGTTGAGGCAACGGAACTCATTCTCAAATTTGAGAGCAAATGCCTGGTACATATCGGGCGCCAATGAGGTATAGTTTTTCTAAAGGAGGAGACGTAAGTTAAATGGATATTATCtggtatatttaataaaaatttcttaccAATGCGCTCTCTAAATGTGCAGCCTTATAGTGAGGCAACGCCTTGATGAGGGACTTGGCTTGAGTTTCGCGGAACTCTTGAAATTTGTCTTCATCACTGCAAAGACTTCGATCGTAGAGGTCCGGATAAGGACCCTTTAGTTCATAACGTACTGCCGATGCAGCATGAAATTGAGCTAATTTCTCCAACACTCGTTTGGTATGATTCATATCTAGACCCTTTTGACGATTGGCATTCTTAAAGCCTCGATTGCCCAGATCTTCCAGGACGATCAGCTCGTCAGCTATTGGGCTGCTCGGTTCATAATACTTGGCTCCGAAAGAGATCTTTTTATTGACCTTTTCATACATTTGCTCGAAATCTGGCACATAGCTGCTATAAGAAAGCTTCTCCTTATCAAAAACCTTCCAGCTGGAAATCATATCGCGGGTACTCAAAGTCGTTGGCAGCAACTTCACAATGTATGAAGTCGCCTTTTGGCTATCatcttcaaatttaaattggttaattttagttaagtcaattttttaatttcaggaATCTCCTACCTTTTAGTTCCACAAGAATCTTCACACGTAATACCAAAGTTGTAAAGTTCTCGCCTTTGCCACAGGTTTGTTCTACCTCAAATTGTCTTATGGTCTTAAAGTCTTTAAAGTCGCGTTGCAGAAATTCTACAAACATATTCGGGTCTAACCAGTCTGGCAACTCTGGTTCATTATTGGATTGGTCCATTATTATGATACTATGAGAAGTTCGGTTCACACTGTGAGCGACTTTTGTcggcaatttatttataaattttttacatacaGAGCTTTTATGTCAAAAGCTTTGTTGATATTACGCCACTTGTTAAAATGTAGTATAACGCTAAAGAGAAGTCGGATCCTTGGTACCCTTTAATATGTTTTAGATGATGCTAATTAATGATGCTTTacaatcaataataaatagcaCAGGgctttaattagttttcagATATTAACCAAACAGTctagatatatacatatgtaattgccctaacttgaattttttttgtatttatttaagtaattttatttagacaaaaaaaacatatataattcacattttttttgctccaAACACcacatcaaattaattaaataagaggTATATCATTTTCTAATTGAGCTTTAACAGTATACCCTCTTATCACGTTACGCATTTCGATTAATGATGAGCTTTTAAGAGCTTTCAAAGCTTATTGCTTGTGTTGAACTAAGTATTTTCGTATATCATTCCAAAATATCATGCAACGTTTATTTTAGAAACATCTGTTCAGTTTGAGTTAATCATCTATCATGCCTTGCGATATATATTAGATTTCAGTCTAATAGGCTAAGGAAAGTGTCGATAATTTTGCGCAAAATGTGCTGAAAATTgtaacaaaattcaattaatttgtcaTCGCGATTTGACATGGGCACAATAGATTGTCAGAAGGAGAGAATGTTTAGGGGATGCGCTGCTGTACTGCTTTAGTGAATCTCAGTTAGGGATTCTTTTTGGAATCGAATTTAATATGGGAATCATTTAATGAGCAGCACGTGGCATgacaaaatttcatatgaaaatataGCGATCCAATTCGatattaatctaaataatAAGTTAAGAATCAAGCCTTTGACGAAAATTCTCACACAGCAGGTGGTCAAGTCGAGTCTACAAATAGACACTTACTTGACTGTTGATATAAGTCTAAGCTAATCACAGACACGTGATCGCACTTCATAAGCAAATGTCAAGCGATAAGCCAACCCCTATGGAAGGGGGATGGTAAGTAAGTAAATGTGCAACATAATGCGGCATGAAGTGTCACAAATTCATCAAAACATATTGCAACaccaaaaaaataccaaacgACCAAAGGACCAAAACAAGAGCAAAGGCAACATCAACTGCAACCACATGGCAAAGGGTCGCAGCATGTTACAGTTTGATGTCTCGACGAGGACAACCCCCGGAATACCCTCAGGTAGCTCTATTTGCCCCCTCCCCCTTCCTATTTATGGgctcaaaattaatttgatgtgGCAAAAAAAGGGGAAGCTAATCTGTTGAAAATGGGCGTTGAACGCAAAAATTCCTCGGTATTTAGGCAGTCCGGAGAAAGTCAATCAGCTGCGAGTACTCGACTGGAAGATACCCTCTATAATCGATAATACTcttgaattataaattatctatatttatatctaaaatGTTCGTTTTGAAGGAAATAATTACTTAAAGGTGtggcaaattttatttaatcattaaCCTAAGTTAgattgttgttaatttatttttatgacctaaaatataatcaataaatgaaaaacacatggagaaattaaaataatatttatgtgtaaGGCTCAAGGCTTAAACCTAATTTTTTGGCCATGTATATCTTTACCCAACTATACCCTACACAGGGTGTCATTGCAATCACGCCCCTTTAAGTGTTACACTTGTTTTGAATATCCCTTCGAGGGTTGTTACTACAATTGTCAATGTATTGTTGCCCATTccattgtaaaattaatttattaataataattttacgcTTTGTTTGCGTTGTCAAATTTCGTATAATAGTTTCTGTTTGGGCTGTGACTTCAATGTTGCATCAAcatgtgttgttgctgcggcaGCTGCAAGAATTCGCACACAAATCAAGCTATAATAATGTTGTTAGATACAGAAACAAGTTGTGGTTGCAAGATTATCAGGTGGATGTTGGTCGAATTATTTTGACTTCAagaattgtttataaaatcaGATTATAAACATGGATTCAATCGGTTTTAATAGTAATTAATGGGTTCTGGTTCAACCTCAAAATAGGCACGATTCTCCAGCCAGGGCAGAAGCTTCTTGATTTCCTCCGAGTACTTTCGAGTCTTGAATATATCATCCACATCGGAAGATTCAAAATCAGCTAGGACCAATGGTAATATTTCCATAACCACTTCTACGCCTATATGGATATAAAACTCATAAAGTTTTCATAACTACAGAAAGTACTTAGACTTACCCCAATGTCCAAAATCTAATAGCTCCACTTGAAGGTCTGTCAATGTAGGTAAACTTCCCTTGAAATTGAGCAAGTTTAAGTTGGCATTAAGTTCATCTTGATAATATCTCAAGTGAGCATCAAAATGCTCAGTTTTTTCAGCAGGTGCTGTTAGAAGCAGTTGGAATAGATCATAGATAGCAGGTCCATGGCTGACGCTaccaaaatcaataaaaatcgCATCCTTCACATTGCCAAAGGCATCGAAATGTCCAAGTAAATTGTTGGGCCAACAAGCACCAATTGAGATGACATTAAAAGATCTCTTTATATCCGTCTTCTCGCAATCAGCTAAATTTTTTAGGTAGCATTTCTGTGAATTAAACGGAAAATCTTTCtgggaatatttaaaattctaaagatAAAGTTCATCTACTGACCACCTTATCCTCATAATCCTGTAGACCATTTGATCGCAAACTCTCGCTAAATTTACGCTGAAGAAAGTTCTTAAGTTCAGCTATTTTATGATCAGATTCTTTCCTTGAACTGCGATTTGATAGTTCCCTTAATTGGTTTGGATTCAGTTGAAGATACCGGGCTGTGGCGGCATGATAAGCGGCCAGCTTGGAGAGGATTGCCTCCATGGCTGATTTGCTTAGTCCTTTGGGCTGATTAGCCAACTTATATCCCTTGTCCTGCAGATAGTCAAGGTACAGACATTTGGAGTCCTTTGCTGGATGTACTAGCTTAGGCTTATGACTGTGCGGACTGAAATTTATGCTCTTCCCCACATTCTTGTAGAGTTCCTCAAGAGCTGGCAACACTTCATTGTACATGTGCATCTCCAGTTCAAAGCTGTGGGGCCGTGGAAACTTTAGTGTATCATAATTGGTTTGTTCCTTTGACTTTACCAAAAAGTTCATCGTTTGAATGgtgttttctatttatttgattaatcgTTATCACGTTATTATCGCTATCGCAATCATAATCGTTTTGCTCACCCGCCAACTTCACTTGAATTTGCATACGCAGCGCACTTTTAGGGAATTGCTCCGATCTTGTGCTTATGCCAACAATACTTTGGAACTTCGGACTATTCTCAGTTATCAAACGCTGCAGCTCCTGTTGATCCAGCCAGGTGGGTGGTCCACTGGCATCACCAGAGATTTGCGATAATACACGTAATACCGGCTTCGACATTTTCGCTGGCCTTTCAATTCAATACTGAGCAGATTTATGCACTTGTTAGATAAACCCAACAACCTAAAAACCGACTACCGAGTATTATTAGGCTATTGATAACGGCTGAGGTATTTGAACTGATAAGGAGTTTGCTTGGAAATCATatcaagggcgtaggcagggaGGAGTCATTAGTAGAATTTAGTGATTTCGAAGAAATGCTCGAAAACTTAAAGTCTCTGACATTTAAAGAACtcgacattttttcaatagttGCTATAATAATGAATTCTTTTCTCATCCCCCTTCGCTCAAAGCTGCCTACGACCTTGTCCACACTATTATTGATGCCAGATAGTGATATCTCTGTCTTGCTTTCGATTTTCGATTAGGAAAAAATAAGAGAACCCGAAGAGAGTATTTCTACTATGTATACtagagtgcatcgatttttttcaataaaaatggtaACCTAAATTCGAAATCTACGGTTAaatctaagatgttttcaccaagttAACGTAACCCTAAAATCAATTCCcagtccccgctttttgagtttacaagtttagtgtttttagtccTTGCAAGGACAAAAATTCTGTTATAAAGACAATTGGTCTTGGTCCTGGTCCTAAcaagagttttgataccaatcttgtcaggatcggactaaaaacactaaagatatgctaataatGCATGGttaaaaagttcaaaaaaatacgtttttcaactcaaaaatcGGGGActtggaattgattttagaactatagtttcttggtgaaagCCTCTTGGAATTGAcagtagattacgaatttgggttatcatttttaaattaaattttggttcatacaaatcgatgcacacTAATGTACATAGTTCTTCGGATTCAGCTCCTTATTTATCGCTAAATTCTTTGTTGTGACTGAGCAGATGGAGAATCTCCGGTTACGACTCTTTGTTTAGAattctttgtctttgtttaGTAGTTTGCAATCCTCAAGTTGGTCTTTACTCAAATCACATTAATTGATCCATACGAACTGAAACACTATACACTTAATATTGCACAGAACACACactaacatttattttaaacttaagcTTTAACTCATGACATGGCAACAGAAACACAGAACAAGATTAAACACCCCTCTCCTTAGTTGGGAGAAGTGTTTTAGGTCAGACTGTGATTGTAGGGCGAGGCAAAGTCCCGTTGGTAGGCTGATGGATGTAGATGATGTGGATGCATTGGAGGACCTGGAGGTCCTACAGCTGATGGATGATGATGTCCGTTCATGCCACCGTAGATGTCCGAACGGGATTTGTGGGAGTTGGAGGGCGTGCCACTTAACAGTTCCGCCATAAAGCCAATGTAGGTGATGGCCAGACGAAGGGTCTCAATGCGGGAGAGTCGCTTCTCGTAGGCGAAGGTTGGAACCTTGCGACGCAGCTTATCGAAGGCCTCATTCAGATTAAACATGCGACGGCGTTCGCGTATATTGGCAGCACGTCTTTGGGCCATGGAGGCAACACGCCGACGGGTTTTCTTCGAGGACGATGAGGAGGAACCGTTGGTGCGTCCATTTGAACTCGAACGTTGATTTACTAACGGTGCCACCTGCGATCTTTGCCACAGCGCTGTgataaccaaactgattagAAGACTTCCACcagaatttaatagaaaacttACACAAATCGGTACAAGGAAATCCAGCAATTAGCTCCTGATAGGGTACAATTGGCGGGGGTGGCGGTGCCTCCTGGCCCCACAGTGGCTGAAATGGCACCTCTGGCATATATGTGGGTTGATCGTTCGGATGTTGCATGGCTGCAAAGGCTGCAGTCGGATATGATGCTATTCTGATACGACTGAAAGGACCTTGGGTCTGTTCTGCTTGGAAGCTCGAATTGGAATAAATTCTGATTGCTCTGAATGCTCAGAACTGAACTTATTGGATTTATGCCAACCCCCTGCCatggaacagcagcagcatctgcCACAGGCTGAACAGTCGGCCATTTTGGATTGGCAGCAGTTTGCGGCACTCTGATTGGCTAATGCCGGACGAGGGTTCAGCGCAATGAAATATCAACGGTTTCATTTCAACTCAACTAACAAATATCTATCAGTAAAGGTTACAGATTATTCCAATAACATAATATTCTTACGTATAGAGTGGAATTATCATTTCAGGATAAAGCGTTTTGtccaacaaatataaataaattaactattttCGACGGTTTCACAATGCTGGtcccaaaggctgccaccctgcataatttaccgatctggcaacttgttctaatttaataaaaaaaaaaattcagtagcaactttgaaaattcaactaaattggaatttttcttaattttaaagcttgaattttttaaatttatgcagaacttttgttggaattttctaaattttttgatatattttttttaattttagaattgaattttgtaatttctctCCCCGAGTGGTGACGACCttcaaaagtttattaaaatgttttccgtaattttatctaatttcgaatttttaattttcatcaaattattaagctatttcaaagttattgaattttgaaatttgcattcaaccaaatttaaatttatcgacTTTGGCGGTCGTCTTGAGCAAGCTGTGTTGGTTTGCATTCGCTATATTCGTATTTGACTCATAGATGGCGCCAACATTTGTATCCAGCTACGTTCGTATGTCGCACATGTGACATAGATGGCGCTGCGTagctgaatttaaattttaggtaatgaaaattgcaaaaatttaataaattaatgatttgatgaaaatttaaaattggaaattatataaaataaacgtgaactttttaatgaaattttgaagttCTTCGCCCCAAggggagagaagttacaaatttgattacaaaaatataaaataaacgaCAAAAGTCTAATAATAAGTCTAATTAAAAGCATCAAAAGCAGTTTCTGGTTGATAAGTTTCTAAATTGGTTTTTGTGGgcacttttgcacagtttaagataactgaaaatatattttttaaaggcCAGATTTCAGGCTAACAGcaattttcccattttttttttcaaaagaaattCGAAAATTGCCCGAGCTAGTTATTTTTGCCAGAACTAGTTAATTTGACACTAGGCTAGATTTCTAAgtttgttataatttaaacttatagtttttatttatttgacaatcaataataaacataCAGTAATCAACGTATAATTAATTCCCAATTTCCTAGCACTTAAATGCGTaatgttttgaaaaaacctTTGATAATATCCCTGTCTAACTGttgcatttattgtttatgtttataagaATAACActagttttttgtattttatcgttttttattattcacagCGAACGGGAGAGAGATGGGGAACGAGATAAGACGGATAAAACTGCCAAAAGGTCTTTGGGAGAGAGTATTGACAAAGCCTCAGCAGGAGATGTTCTTCATCCAACGTTTATACGAGTATGCTGAGTGAGCTTTGATCAAGTGGGAGCAGAAATGATTAAATGAGAGAGTGGCCAATACTCCACAGCAAACACGACAGAGGTGAtgaattaaacttttaattttactcgGATATCCTCGTTTTCTCGGTTTACTCGCTTTGATaggtttttaattgttaatctttgtttttgttgtcagtGATAAATTCCAAATTCTCAATAGTCATGCGGCGTGCGCAACAAGGCGATATAATGTCTTTGCCATGGCAAATAGCCTTCCTGATACGCAGGTTTAGCTTCGGGGGCGAGTCCATCCAGACGGTAAAAATGGATTACGCTATTTACAAAAAGCCGCACAGTCATTTAAATTTGCCTCCGATCATGATAATGCATGGTCTAAATGTAAGTCGGTCTAATTGGCGACGTACGGGTCGGTTTATAGCCAAACGGGGACCACGGGCTGTGATCGCTGTGGATGCCCGGAATCATGGCGAGAGCGGTCACAGTTCGGAGCATACGCCAAAACATATGGCAGCGGATGCGGCTGCCTTTATTGTGGGTCATAAGCTGAATCGCATAGTTGCACTCGGTCACAGCATGGGCGGAAGGGCGTTAATGACTTTGGCACTGACTCAGCCCGAGCAAGTGGAGTGCGCCATCTTTGTGGACATCACGCCGGGAAAACTACCACGGGATGTCCAAGAAGCATGGAATTTGTTTGAGAAAATGGTGGAAGTGCTACCGACCATACCCAATGAGTTACCCCTGCACGAAGGACGCAAATTCATTCTGCCCTCGTTCGTAAAACTTGTAAAAAGTGATCTAGATTTGATTCTGATTGCTCATAACCTAAAGAAGACCGAGTCTGGCACTTTCGCTTGGAAATCTAATCCTCAGGCCATTCTCGATGGCTGGGAGCAATCAATGTGCAACTATGAGAAAACTTTAAGCGGATTGAAGCCTTATGATGGTAAAACTCTCCTCATTGctgcaaagaaaacaacatTTGTAACCCCATCGAATATTAAAACAATGAAGAAATACTTTCCAAATTTGCGGGTCGAGTATTTGGATGCGGATCACAAAGTCCACGTGTCTCAACCAGATAAGTTTCTCAATTTGGTTGTTGATTTTACCAAGCCCTGAAGTAACTGTATTATGAATAAGAGTCAGCCCCAATTGTCAATTTCTCAGACGCGTATGGGAATAAAAGGTTTAAATGTTATTCTGCATCCGAAAGTATTTCGAGTTCAtctaacaataacaattaaacattttatttgtatacataaGACCGTAAGcacattataattaaaatcagaaataaattcaagtataagtttataaaaaagcCGAGTACCagatttcatttataatttataattctcAAGTGATTAAAGCACATGAACCTACCTtttcctaaaaaaaatgtactttatagggtatcttgagatattttattatttcaaaattaacaaacaagatttttatttatatgaaagaCTTTGACGTAAGTATACGagttctttataaaattttatcaagCAACTGAATACCCCTAATGTGCTTGCTTTCAAACTGTTGcatgctttgcttttgtttatacataaCAAACTGTCCTGAAAGAGAGatgtttgtgtatattttttttaactcgcTCACtgacagagagggagaaatGGAGCGCCGACGCGGATAGAATTGCCGGTCTTTTTGCTCTTAAGTTGAAAGAGAAGATGGAATTTGAGTAGTTTGACTTGCTTTAAAGTAATTGGCAAAGCGTCTTATCCATGATGCTATTTATTACTTTGAATGTCCCAAGTTGGCACATGTTAAACGTTTAACTGAGTATTGAAAATAGAAttggcttaaatattttattaacaatgaaatggaaatgaaaccAACAAAGGAAAAGGGAAACGTTTCTGTTTACAttgaaaagtttaatttaaatttatttaagtgtaGTTTGTGGTTTGTTGGCTTAGTTCTACAACCAAGTCTATTGATGAAAAAACTTGTATATTTTCAAACACTCAAGAGTTCGTTCATGAGTAAATAACTTGAAATTGGATAAATATTCTTGTCTTTGAGTTTTCTTAGTCAGATTAAAGGCTTTATAGTCAAATCGTTATTGttcaattgaattcaaataaaaaaaactattatatgGAGAACctgcattttaataaacttatatgACACCTTTTTAAGTataaaagcaaaaccaaaCGTCTTGGAAATACCCTTTTACTTCCCAGAAAAGTGacgatttgtttttgtctgcATCCGGACACTTTGAAAGATTTATGCTCATTGTGAACCCTGTTGGGGATTCCTATTTGTACATATATCCTCCACTACTATATCAAACAGATGTACAAATATGCAGAATTTCTTTGCATCGTTTGCAACATCCTAATTTTCCACACagatgcattttatttat
The genomic region above belongs to Drosophila innubila isolate TH190305 chromosome 3R unlocalized genomic scaffold, UK_Dinn_1.0 2_E_3R, whole genome shotgun sequence and contains:
- the LOC117791023 gene encoding uncharacterized protein LOC117791023; amino-acid sequence: MSKPVLRVLSQISGDASGPPTWLDQQELQRLITENSPKFQSIVGISTRSEQFPKSALRMQIQVKLAENTIQTMNFLVKSKEQTNYDTLKFPRPHSFELEMHMYNEVLPALEELYKNVGKSINFSPHSHKPKLVHPAKDSKCLYLDYLQDKGYKLANQPKGLSKSAMEAILSKLAAYHAATARYLQLNPNQLRELSNRSSRKESDHKIAELKNFLQRKFSESLRSNGLQDYEDKVKCYLKNLADCEKTDIKRSFNVISIGACWPNNLLGHFDAFGNVKDAIFIDFGSVSHGPAIYDLFQLLLTAPAEKTEHFDAHLRYYQDELNANLNLLNFKGSLPTLTDLQVELLDFGHWGVEVVMEILPLVLADFESSDVDDIFKTRKYSEEIKKLLPWLENRAYFEVEPEPINYY
- the LOC117790691 gene encoding uncharacterized protein LOC117790691; translation: MDQSNNEPELPDWLDPNMFVEFLQRDFKDFKTIRQFEVEQTCGKGENFTTLVLRVKILVELKDDSQKATSYIVKLLPTTLSTRDMISSWKVFDKEKLSYSSYVPDFEQMYEKVNKKISFGAKYYEPSSPIADELIVLEDLGNRGFKNANRQKGLDMNHTKRVLEKLAQFHAASAVRYELKGPYPDLYDRSLCSDEDKFQEFRETQAKSLIKALPHYKAAHLESALKNYTSLAPDMYQAFALKFENEFRCLNHGDFYCNNIMFQYDANGEIAETYFIDLQMSRYCSPAQDLIYFLLSSVSYDLKLSKFDYFIHYYHSKLIDNLTLLQYPKQLPKLRDLHSSIFNHGDWAYPVISLLLPLVLIDPNDKSNMDTLMDQQDEGDQFRNTMFENPRVIQHYTHILPWAYNRGLFEYKKHMK
- the LOC117791176 gene encoding protein ABHD11, with the protein product MRRAQQGDIMSLPWQIAFLIRRFSFGGESIQTVKMDYAIYKKPHSHLNLPPIMIMHGLNVSRSNWRRTGRFIAKRGPRAVIAVDARNHGESGHSSEHTPKHMAADAAAFIVGHKLNRIVALGHSMGGRALMTLALTQPEQVECAIFVDITPGKLPRDVQEAWNLFEKMVEVLPTIPNELPLHEGRKFILPSFVKLVKSDLDLILIAHNLKKTESGTFAWKSNPQAILDGWEQSMCNYEKTLSGLKPYDGKTLLIAAKKTTFVTPSNIKTMKKYFPNLRVEYLDADHKVHVSQPDKFLNLVVDFTKP
- the LOC117791503 gene encoding protein Fer3 is translated as MQHPNDQPTYMPEVPFQPLWGQEAPPPPPIVPYQELIAGFPCTDLSLWQRSQVAPLVNQRSSSNGRTNGSSSSSSKKTRRRVASMAQRRAANIRERRRMFNLNEAFDKLRRKVPTFAYEKRLSRIETLRLAITYIGFMAELLSGTPSNSHKSRSDIYGGMNGHHHPSAVGPPGPPMHPHHLHPSAYQRDFASPYNHSLT